The following are from one region of the Actinoplanes sp. L3-i22 genome:
- a CDS encoding ABC transporter permease — MSDAMTMLRRNVRHTSRNPGAIIMTVGLPVILLLLFVEVFGGSLDVGGPAGGYIDYVVAGVLVMTVGYGATTTALAVNRDMTAGIINRFRTMNIARTAVLTGHVLGSTARTLVSAGLVVVVAAGLGFRGDGDPVRWLGAAGLLAVFTVGLTWIAVAVGLAARTAEGVAPFTLVVQLLPFLSSAFVQPGAMSGAVRWFAGHEPFTPVIDTLRGLLLGGSVGDGGVAVLWCLGMAGGGYLWARLLFRRDPD, encoded by the coding sequence ATGAGCGACGCGATGACGATGCTGCGGCGCAACGTCCGGCACACGTCCCGGAACCCGGGCGCGATCATCATGACCGTCGGGCTGCCGGTGATCCTGCTGCTGCTCTTCGTCGAGGTGTTCGGCGGCTCGCTGGACGTGGGCGGGCCGGCCGGCGGGTACATCGACTACGTGGTCGCCGGGGTGCTGGTGATGACGGTCGGGTACGGGGCGACGACCACCGCCCTCGCCGTCAACCGGGACATGACCGCGGGGATCATCAACCGGTTCCGGACGATGAACATCGCCCGGACCGCGGTGCTGACCGGGCACGTGCTCGGGTCGACCGCCCGCACGCTGGTCAGCGCCGGGCTGGTGGTGGTCGTGGCGGCCGGTCTCGGCTTCCGGGGCGACGGGGACCCGGTGCGGTGGCTCGGGGCGGCAGGGCTGCTCGCGGTGTTCACCGTGGGGCTGACCTGGATCGCGGTGGCCGTCGGGCTGGCCGCGAGGACCGCGGAGGGGGTGGCGCCGTTCACCCTGGTCGTGCAGTTGCTGCCGTTTCTGAGCAGCGCCTTCGTGCAGCCGGGGGCGATGTCGGGGGCGGTGCGGTGGTTCGCGGGGCACGAGCCGTTCACGCCGGTCATCGATACGTTGCGGGGGCTGTTGCTCGGGGGTTCGGTGGGGGACGGCGGGGTGGCTGTGCTGTGGTGTCTGGGGATGGCGGGTGGGGGCTATCTGTGGGCGCGGCTGCTGTTCCGGCGGGATCCGGATTAA
- a CDS encoding NUDIX domain-containing protein, which produces MQPSVSCVFLCHDGAGRILLARRSARARDEPGAWDCGAGALEFGETFEAAVTREVIEEYVAAPREIVQLGVRNVLRVDPPSHWVAVIFAVRVDPAEVRIGEPDKFDDLTWCTPDRLPSPAHSQLAGTLALFPVD; this is translated from the coding sequence GTGCAACCCTCGGTCTCGTGCGTTTTCCTCTGCCACGACGGCGCCGGCCGGATCCTGCTGGCCCGGCGGTCCGCCCGGGCCCGCGACGAGCCGGGCGCCTGGGACTGCGGGGCGGGCGCGCTCGAGTTCGGCGAGACGTTCGAGGCGGCGGTCACCCGCGAGGTGATCGAGGAGTACGTCGCCGCGCCGCGGGAGATCGTCCAGCTGGGCGTGCGGAACGTGCTGCGCGTGGATCCGCCGTCGCACTGGGTCGCGGTGATCTTCGCGGTCCGGGTCGACCCGGCCGAGGTACGGATCGGCGAGCCCGACAAGTTCGACGACCTCACCTGGTGCACCCCGGACCGGCTGCCGTCCCCGGCGCACTCCCAGCTCGCCGGCACCCTCGCGCTGTTCCCGGTGGATTAG
- a CDS encoding glutamate ABC transporter substrate-binding protein, with the protein MKRVAALLVLVTLLAGCASEDQPQASTYGGKAALPVPENVQDPAEVPKPGPAPDCVPRASLRPSGALPAPGKMPAKSTMARIAARGRLIVGVDQNAYLFGFRDPASGDLVGFEIDLAHEMSRAIFGDPDKVQFQAITTADRIPVLQDGRVDMVIRTMTMTCERWQQVSFSSEYLASHQRLLVRRGSGVKEFGDLGGRKVCATRGSTSIRTIAAQPSKPIAVATDSTLDCLVMLQQGQVDAVSTIDVLLAGLAAQDPTTEVTGEFVSDEPSGIGIAKDSPDLVRFVNGVLEKLRADGTWTRSYQHWLTALGPAPAPPKPVYRD; encoded by the coding sequence ATGAAACGCGTCGCCGCCCTGCTCGTCCTGGTCACCCTGCTCGCCGGGTGCGCTTCCGAAGATCAACCCCAGGCTTCGACGTACGGCGGGAAAGCCGCCCTCCCGGTGCCGGAGAACGTCCAGGACCCCGCCGAGGTGCCGAAGCCCGGCCCGGCCCCGGACTGCGTACCCCGCGCCAGCCTGCGCCCGTCCGGTGCGCTGCCCGCCCCGGGGAAGATGCCGGCGAAGAGCACGATGGCCAGGATCGCCGCGCGTGGCCGGCTGATCGTCGGCGTCGACCAGAACGCGTACCTGTTCGGCTTCCGCGACCCGGCCAGCGGCGACCTGGTCGGCTTCGAGATCGACCTGGCCCACGAGATGTCCCGGGCGATCTTCGGCGACCCGGACAAGGTCCAGTTCCAGGCGATCACCACGGCCGACCGGATCCCGGTGCTCCAGGACGGCCGGGTCGACATGGTGATCCGGACCATGACGATGACCTGCGAGCGCTGGCAGCAGGTGTCGTTCTCCAGCGAGTACCTGGCGTCGCACCAGCGGCTGCTGGTCCGCCGCGGCTCCGGCGTCAAGGAGTTCGGCGACCTGGGCGGCCGCAAGGTCTGCGCGACCCGGGGCAGCACCAGCATCCGGACCATCGCGGCGCAGCCCTCGAAGCCGATCGCGGTCGCCACCGACAGCACCCTGGACTGCCTGGTGATGCTCCAGCAGGGCCAGGTCGACGCGGTGTCCACCATCGACGTGCTGCTCGCCGGGCTCGCCGCGCAGGACCCGACGACCGAGGTGACCGGTGAGTTCGTCTCCGACGAGCCGTCCGGGATCGGCATCGCCAAGGACTCGCCCGACCTGGTCCGCTTCGTCAACGGGGTGCTGGAGAAGCTCCGCGCGGACGGCACCTGGACCCGGAGCTACCAGCACTGGCTCACCGCCCTCGGCCCGGCCCCGGCACCCCCGAAGCCGGTCTACCGCGACTGA
- a CDS encoding GNAT family N-acetyltransferase, whose protein sequence is MDGIEIGPATPADAGEIFTLQLAAYVAEAQLYDDPHLPALTQSLPDLTAELTGDLALKAVLGHRIVGAVRGRVDGSVLRIGRLVVAPDLRGRGIGTRLLAAIETAAAGRAEWLALFTGHLSSANIRLYERHGYEETHREQVRPDLTLVHLTKAC, encoded by the coding sequence ATGGACGGAATCGAGATCGGCCCCGCGACGCCGGCCGACGCCGGGGAGATCTTCACCCTGCAGCTGGCGGCCTACGTCGCCGAGGCCCAGTTGTACGACGATCCGCACCTCCCGGCCCTGACCCAGTCGCTGCCCGATCTGACCGCGGAGCTGACCGGCGACCTGGCGCTGAAGGCGGTTCTCGGGCACCGGATCGTCGGCGCGGTCCGCGGCCGGGTGGACGGCTCGGTGCTGCGCATCGGCCGCCTGGTGGTCGCCCCGGACCTGCGGGGCCGTGGCATCGGCACCCGCCTGCTGGCCGCGATCGAGACCGCCGCGGCCGGCCGGGCCGAGTGGCTCGCCCTGTTCACCGGCCACCTGAGCAGCGCCAACATCCGCCTCTACGAACGTCACGGCTACGAGGAGACGCACCGCGAACAGGTCCGCCCCGACCTGACCCTGGTCCACCTGACGAAAGCCTGCTGA
- a CDS encoding PP2C family protein-serine/threonine phosphatase, translating into MDAVVERAVGLLAGRARCRVADAYRHLFRIAAEQDSAPEDVAGRVIRLLDGTDAPPSPFAGGDLVVDRLAAVEELAALGWGEWDLVTGEVYWSPQLYRIYQRDPALGPMTAAEGKRAGDGDLSLREAALAAAHGRDRIELVTRVRIGGRVRRLRTVATTVRDGDGRPVRLFGIVQDVTGQPVSAERLAEVEQKLDEQRRAAAAEHNLTLRLQEIILPIPDEPIELPGLKAAVRYLPAGQETMVGGDWYHAAALRDGTVLLAVGDVAGHGTQAASNMAQLRHALRALTVVDSDPATLLGHLNRLTCELERETPELTATAVIARFFPQRQELVWAQAGHPPPLLCRNGRTATLTRPSGPMLGVVEDARYRSEVIGFLPGDVLLLYTDGLVEHRGQGLDTGLDAVIAAVDDAVRTAPHQPLAELVGRLRRANPDDDTCILAARPSTGGTRDLRHLMTRP; encoded by the coding sequence ATGGACGCCGTGGTCGAACGGGCGGTCGGGCTGCTGGCCGGCCGGGCCCGGTGCCGGGTCGCGGACGCGTATCGGCACCTTTTCCGGATCGCCGCCGAGCAGGACAGCGCTCCGGAGGACGTGGCCGGCCGGGTGATCCGGCTGCTCGACGGCACGGACGCGCCGCCGTCGCCGTTCGCCGGCGGCGACCTGGTCGTCGACCGGCTGGCCGCGGTGGAGGAGCTGGCCGCGCTCGGCTGGGGGGAGTGGGACCTGGTCACCGGCGAGGTCTACTGGTCGCCGCAGCTGTACCGGATCTACCAGCGGGACCCGGCGCTCGGCCCGATGACGGCGGCCGAGGGGAAACGGGCCGGCGACGGCGACCTGTCGCTGCGCGAGGCCGCGCTCGCCGCGGCCCACGGGCGGGACCGGATCGAGCTGGTCACCCGGGTCCGGATCGGCGGGCGGGTCCGGCGGCTGCGGACCGTCGCGACCACCGTGCGCGACGGCGACGGCCGCCCGGTGCGCCTGTTCGGCATCGTGCAGGACGTCACCGGGCAGCCGGTCAGCGCGGAACGGCTGGCCGAGGTCGAGCAGAAGCTGGACGAGCAGCGCCGGGCCGCGGCCGCCGAGCACAACCTGACCCTGCGCCTGCAGGAGATCATCCTGCCGATCCCGGACGAGCCGATCGAGCTGCCCGGGCTCAAGGCCGCGGTCCGCTACCTGCCGGCCGGGCAGGAGACGATGGTCGGCGGCGACTGGTACCACGCGGCCGCCCTGCGCGACGGGACCGTGCTGCTCGCCGTCGGGGACGTGGCCGGTCACGGCACCCAGGCGGCCAGCAACATGGCCCAGCTGCGGCACGCCCTGCGCGCGCTGACCGTGGTCGACAGCGACCCGGCCACCCTGCTCGGGCACCTCAACCGGCTCACCTGCGAGCTGGAGCGGGAGACCCCGGAGCTGACCGCGACCGCGGTGATCGCCCGGTTCTTCCCGCAGCGGCAGGAGCTGGTCTGGGCGCAGGCCGGGCACCCGCCGCCGCTGCTCTGCCGCAACGGCCGGACCGCGACGCTGACCCGCCCGTCCGGGCCGATGCTCGGCGTGGTCGAGGACGCCCGCTACCGCTCCGAGGTGATCGGCTTCCTCCCCGGCGACGTGCTGCTGCTCTACACCGACGGGCTGGTCGAGCACCGCGGCCAGGGCCTGGACACCGGGCTGGACGCGGTGATCGCCGCGGTCGACGACGCCGTGCGCACCGCGCCGCACCAGCCGCTCGCCGAGCTGGTCGGCCGGTTGCGGCGGGCCAACCCGGACGACGACACGTGCATCCTGGCCGCCCGCCCGTCCACCGGCGGCACCCGGGATCTGCGCCACCTGATGACCCGCCCATAA
- a CDS encoding type II toxin-antitoxin system PemK/MazF family toxin gives MRRGEIWTIGDRSDLRYRVLVLSADSYNERDNASPYCAPIVRQRGVTELPPFAVALTEQDPITGVVVVNRMRRLPATTGAERIGMVTGASMARLTEAVRDLFEL, from the coding sequence ATGCGCCGGGGCGAGATCTGGACCATCGGCGACCGCTCCGACCTGCGATACCGCGTGTTGGTGCTCTCGGCGGACAGTTACAACGAGCGGGACAACGCGTCACCGTACTGCGCCCCGATCGTACGCCAGCGGGGGGTCACCGAGTTGCCACCGTTCGCGGTCGCCCTCACCGAGCAGGACCCGATCACCGGCGTCGTGGTGGTCAACCGGATGCGCCGGCTGCCGGCCACCACCGGCGCCGAGCGGATCGGCATGGTGACCGGGGCGAGCATGGCCCGGCTGACCGAGGCCGTGCGGGACCTGTTCGAGCTCTGA
- the gndA gene encoding NADP-dependent phosphogluconate dehydrogenase encodes MSQKAQIGVTGLAVMGRNLARNFARHGHTVAVHNRSYGRTKELVEEFGHEGTFLPAETAEDFVQSLERPRRVVIMVKAGPATDAVIDEFAPLLEEGDMLIDAGNAHFADTRRREAALKAKGLHFVGMGVSGGEEGALHGPSIMPGGPKESYDALGPLLEDISAKVDGEPCCTHVGPDGAGHFVKMVHNGIEYADMQLIAEAYDLLRQVGGLSPTEIATTFGEWNEGRLGSYLIEITAEVLKQNDAATGKPFVDIVLDQAEQKGTGRWTVQAALDLGVPVSGIAESVFARALSGGADVRKAAADAGLPGPSAGAEHVGGDLRADVEQALFASKIVAYAQGFQQIQAASKEYDWSIDPGAMAKIWRAGCIIRAKFLDFIKQAYDKNESLTTLLVDDYFLDAVSGAQDAWRRVVVTAAQQGIPAPGFASALAYYDGLRAKRLPAALIQGQRDFFGAHTYHRIDRDGSFHTLWATDDRAEVDA; translated from the coding sequence ATGTCGCAGAAGGCGCAGATCGGGGTCACCGGCCTGGCGGTGATGGGTCGCAACCTGGCCCGTAACTTCGCCCGGCACGGGCACACCGTGGCGGTGCACAACCGCTCCTACGGCCGCACCAAGGAGCTGGTCGAGGAGTTCGGGCACGAGGGCACCTTCCTGCCGGCGGAGACCGCCGAGGACTTCGTGCAGAGCCTGGAGCGCCCGCGCCGCGTCGTGATCATGGTGAAGGCCGGTCCGGCCACCGACGCCGTGATCGACGAGTTCGCCCCCCTCCTGGAGGAGGGCGACATGCTGATCGACGCGGGCAACGCGCACTTCGCGGACACCCGTCGCCGGGAGGCCGCGCTCAAGGCCAAGGGCCTGCACTTCGTGGGCATGGGCGTGTCCGGCGGCGAGGAGGGCGCGCTGCACGGCCCGAGCATCATGCCGGGTGGCCCGAAGGAGTCGTACGACGCGCTCGGCCCGCTGCTCGAGGACATCTCGGCCAAGGTCGACGGCGAGCCGTGCTGCACGCACGTCGGCCCGGACGGCGCCGGCCACTTCGTCAAGATGGTGCACAACGGCATCGAGTACGCCGACATGCAGCTCATCGCCGAGGCGTACGACCTGCTCCGCCAGGTCGGCGGGCTGTCCCCGACGGAGATCGCCACCACGTTCGGCGAGTGGAACGAGGGCCGGCTCGGGTCGTACCTGATCGAGATCACCGCCGAGGTGCTCAAGCAGAACGACGCCGCGACCGGCAAGCCGTTCGTCGACATCGTGCTGGACCAGGCCGAGCAGAAGGGCACCGGCCGCTGGACCGTGCAGGCGGCGCTGGACCTGGGGGTGCCGGTCAGCGGCATCGCCGAGTCCGTTTTCGCCCGTGCGCTCTCCGGTGGGGCGGACGTCCGCAAGGCGGCCGCCGACGCCGGGCTCCCGGGCCCGTCGGCCGGCGCCGAGCACGTCGGCGGCGACCTGCGCGCGGACGTCGAGCAGGCGCTGTTCGCCTCCAAGATCGTCGCGTACGCGCAGGGCTTCCAGCAGATCCAGGCGGCCAGCAAGGAGTACGACTGGTCGATCGACCCGGGCGCGATGGCCAAGATCTGGCGGGCCGGCTGCATTATCCGGGCCAAGTTCCTGGACTTCATCAAGCAGGCCTACGACAAGAACGAGTCGCTGACCACGCTGCTGGTCGACGACTACTTCCTGGACGCGGTCAGCGGGGCGCAGGACGCCTGGCGCCGGGTCGTGGTCACCGCCGCCCAGCAGGGCATCCCCGCCCCGGGCTTCGCGTCCGCGCTGGCCTACTACGACGGCCTGCGCGCCAAGCGCCTGCCGGCCGCGCTGATCCAGGGCCAGCGGGACTTCTTCGGCGCCCACACGTACCACCGGATCGACCGGGACGGCTCGTTCCACACCCTGTGGGCGACCGACGACCGCGCCGAGGTCGACGCCTGA
- a CDS encoding bifunctional diguanylate cyclase/phosphodiesterase: protein MSAHDTAGDRRRPGGLVPAAVALVATTWVLVWLLTGAHGGLYLGFAGGPVAMGAALAGSRLISRQAHLSGPVRSFWRLLQYASGCLLTAAVVSVLRANNNTGLSPYVGLPMLVGVAILMTAFIRLPFGERTALGWIRALLDGATVAVASTLIFWYVVLDLAPPGTSLVARIAAAVVGVSGVLLLVVIGKAAAAPETPVHPTSLRVLTIAPLVDAAGSTLLIAGGEWGRLALSVLALPLVGVSVAGAAYLQQRAFGNPPAKVTGAAGRSLFNLLPFVAVTATAILVISVSTQDMSSRQRTVIIGAVLIAGFVVARQLLSLRENTVALRGIRRQQAELERLALSDTLTGLPNRTRFAVALGERIVAREPSSALLIDVDDFKMINDTLGPAAGDQLLYQVSQRLREHCRPGELPARLGGDEFAVLLPLDDPAGAEAAAARLLAGIGRPFQVGDQQLLLHASVGIAIAADGETADEVQRNADIAMYAAKESGKASWVRFEPKMRQDLAHHARLSGELHTAIVRGELRLVYQPVFDLHTGLLAGAEALVRWQHPERGFVSPGDFIPAAERSGLIVPLGSWVLREACAQLARWRAEFGDGAVEAINVNVAVRQLRESGFVDEVAAVLSETGLTSQNLILEVTESSVVDGWQVRATLQALHEMGVKLALDDFGTGQSSLSLLRAFPVDVLKLDKSFVDGIAEGADRGRLAVAAAVAQLAEYLQLKVVAEGIENEEQRDRLVEMGYRYGQGYLMAKPLPAQECAKLMAPAPPNPDSDVRPQSRVPSIAS, encoded by the coding sequence ATGAGCGCACATGACACCGCCGGTGACCGGCGCCGGCCCGGCGGGCTCGTTCCCGCCGCGGTCGCGCTGGTCGCCACCACGTGGGTGCTGGTCTGGCTGCTGACCGGCGCCCACGGCGGCCTGTACCTGGGCTTCGCCGGCGGTCCGGTGGCGATGGGCGCGGCGCTGGCCGGCAGCCGCCTGATCAGCCGGCAGGCGCACCTGTCCGGGCCGGTGCGCTCGTTCTGGCGGCTGCTGCAGTACGCCAGCGGGTGCCTGCTGACCGCCGCGGTCGTCTCGGTCCTGCGGGCCAACAACAACACCGGGCTGTCGCCGTACGTCGGTCTCCCGATGCTGGTCGGCGTCGCGATCCTGATGACCGCGTTCATCCGCCTGCCGTTCGGCGAGCGCACCGCGCTCGGCTGGATCCGGGCGCTGCTGGACGGCGCCACCGTCGCCGTCGCCAGCACGCTGATCTTCTGGTACGTCGTCCTCGACCTCGCCCCGCCCGGCACCTCGCTGGTCGCCCGGATCGCCGCCGCGGTCGTCGGGGTCAGCGGCGTCCTGCTGCTCGTGGTGATCGGCAAGGCCGCGGCCGCGCCGGAGACCCCGGTGCACCCCACGTCGCTGCGCGTGCTCACCATCGCGCCGCTGGTCGACGCGGCCGGCAGCACCCTGCTGATCGCCGGTGGCGAATGGGGCCGCCTCGCGCTGTCGGTGCTCGCGCTCCCGCTGGTCGGCGTCTCGGTGGCCGGTGCCGCCTACCTGCAGCAGCGCGCCTTCGGCAACCCGCCGGCGAAGGTCACCGGCGCGGCCGGCCGCTCGCTCTTCAACCTGCTGCCGTTCGTCGCGGTGACCGCCACCGCGATCCTGGTGATCAGCGTCAGCACCCAGGACATGAGCTCCCGGCAGCGCACCGTGATCATCGGCGCGGTGCTGATCGCCGGGTTCGTGGTCGCCCGCCAGCTGCTCAGCCTGCGGGAGAACACCGTCGCCCTGCGCGGCATCCGTAGGCAGCAGGCCGAGCTGGAACGGCTGGCGCTCAGCGACACGCTGACCGGCCTGCCGAACCGCACCCGGTTCGCGGTCGCCCTGGGCGAGCGGATCGTCGCCCGGGAGCCGTCCAGCGCGCTGCTGATCGACGTCGACGACTTCAAGATGATCAACGACACGCTCGGCCCGGCCGCCGGTGACCAGCTGCTCTACCAGGTCTCCCAGCGGCTCCGCGAACACTGCCGGCCCGGCGAGCTGCCGGCCCGGCTCGGCGGCGACGAGTTCGCCGTGCTGCTGCCGCTGGACGACCCGGCCGGGGCCGAGGCCGCCGCGGCCCGCCTGCTGGCCGGCATCGGCCGGCCGTTCCAGGTCGGCGACCAGCAGCTGCTGCTGCACGCCAGCGTCGGCATCGCGATCGCCGCCGACGGCGAGACCGCCGACGAGGTACAGCGCAACGCGGACATCGCGATGTACGCCGCGAAGGAGTCCGGCAAGGCGTCCTGGGTCCGCTTCGAGCCGAAGATGCGTCAGGACCTGGCGCACCACGCCCGGCTGTCCGGCGAGCTGCACACCGCGATCGTCCGCGGCGAACTGCGCCTGGTCTACCAGCCGGTCTTCGACCTGCACACCGGCCTGCTCGCCGGCGCCGAGGCGCTGGTCCGCTGGCAGCACCCGGAGCGCGGCTTCGTCTCGCCCGGCGACTTCATCCCGGCCGCCGAACGCTCCGGGCTGATCGTCCCGCTCGGCTCCTGGGTGCTGCGCGAGGCCTGCGCCCAGCTGGCCCGCTGGCGCGCCGAGTTCGGCGACGGCGCGGTCGAGGCGATCAACGTCAACGTCGCGGTCCGCCAGCTGCGCGAGTCCGGCTTCGTCGACGAGGTCGCCGCGGTGCTCAGCGAGACCGGGCTGACCAGCCAGAACCTGATCCTCGAGGTCACCGAGTCGTCGGTGGTCGACGGCTGGCAGGTCCGCGCGACCCTGCAGGCGCTACACGAGATGGGCGTCAAACTGGCCCTCGACGACTTCGGCACCGGCCAGTCCTCGCTGAGCCTGCTGCGCGCCTTCCCGGTCGACGTCCTCAAACTCGACAAGTCGTTCGTCGACGGCATCGCCGAGGGCGCCGACCGCGGCCGCCTCGCGGTGGCCGCCGCGGTCGCCCAGCTCGCCGAGTACCTGCAGCTCAAGGTGGTCGCCGAGGGCATCGAGAACGAGGAGCAGCGGGACCGGCTGGTGGAGATGGGCTACCGCTACGGCCAGGGCTACCTGATGGCCAAACCCCTCCCGGCCCAGGAATGCGCCAAACTCATGGCTCCGGCCCCGCCAAACCCCGATTCGGACGTACGCCCTCAGTCGCGCGTGCCGTCGATCGCCAGCTGA
- a CDS encoding BTAD domain-containing putative transcriptional regulator, with protein sequence MSCGGRGPSRWGDWGAAKRHWGRSRRSRRIGPGTRKCCWSCCARRRRPGGPGAALGRYDEYRRGLRDDLGTEPGAALRAAHRDLLLSAAPVVRQGLRYEPNELLGRDDDVRVVGGLVRTARVVSIVGAGGLGKTRLAQAVGRRAAHRLVFFVELAGVSRDRDVLAEVASALGVNEAAGLVDGVIGALDPGPALLILDNCEQVIGGVAALVRALVARSAGTTVLTTGRAPLGLTSESVHPLPELDLDTTVELFTQRARAARPGADLPAGTVRELCRGLDGLPLAVELAAARIRVMSPAEIARRLDDRFALLRGNGRDAPERHRTLHAVIEWSWHLLEPDGRAALRALSIFPGGFTADVVGDDAVLTQLVDQSLVKVVDGPAGTRFRMLETVREFCAARRDEAGETGAATERFLTWARALGSRDLGDDLITTVEAIRAEQDNLVRALRWALDRADAATVAAAASLLGTLWLTDSNINRLIGLAEEVPDLLVRFRPGPELVEATRAAAVWCAMITFVIRGPRPVRALAVLRRLPPPAPGTMVGAAQTVLCADDPDTLLDSPDPAVAGLACYALSYRLETANDLDGALRAARRMLDHLGAGDPWLRAFAHSRVGELCLQSAPGEEAFRHLDAALSIMEGLGAWASAGRARWAIVLADLQRGAFDRAEEGLERLSRGVLGEEAGRMRFELCGRAEILLGRGDVDGGLRVWREAAGGLRSAEGLWESEILAVTVIAHCRYGRLDLVADLAEELPGRVRGMLAGAPPVAFRVCGVLLVALGMVASVREPGAGRELIDLARHFGYSATFQSVSEAIDAFPGPASPADPGTPSPARLADPGTPSPASAADPGGSSPASLAGLDHDGLRAAALALVEIPKNAL encoded by the coding sequence GTGAGCTGCGGCGGGCGCGGGCCCTCGCGCTGGGGCGACTGGGGCGCGGCGAAGAGGCACTGGGGGCGCTCGCGGCGCTCGCGGCGGATCGGCCCCGGGACGAGGAAGTGCTGCTGGAGCTGCTGCGCGCGGAGGCGGCGACCCGGGGGCCCCGGGGCCGCGCTGGGCCGGTACGACGAGTACCGGCGCGGGCTGCGCGACGACCTGGGCACCGAGCCCGGGGCGGCGCTCCGGGCCGCGCACCGGGACCTGCTGCTCAGCGCCGCGCCGGTGGTCCGCCAGGGGCTGCGGTACGAGCCGAACGAACTGCTCGGGCGGGACGACGACGTGCGGGTGGTGGGGGGCTTGGTCCGTACCGCAAGGGTGGTCTCGATCGTCGGGGCCGGAGGCCTCGGAAAGACCCGCCTGGCGCAGGCGGTCGGCCGCCGCGCCGCGCACCGCCTGGTCTTCTTCGTCGAGCTCGCGGGCGTCAGCCGGGACCGGGACGTGCTCGCCGAGGTCGCCTCGGCGCTCGGCGTGAACGAGGCGGCCGGCCTGGTCGACGGGGTGATCGGCGCGCTCGACCCGGGGCCGGCGCTGCTGATCCTGGACAACTGCGAGCAGGTGATCGGCGGCGTCGCCGCGCTGGTGCGGGCCCTGGTCGCGCGCAGCGCCGGGACGACCGTCCTGACCACCGGCCGGGCGCCGCTCGGGCTCACCTCGGAGTCGGTCCACCCGCTGCCGGAGCTGGACCTGGACACGACCGTGGAGCTGTTCACCCAGCGGGCCCGGGCCGCGCGGCCCGGCGCCGACCTGCCGGCCGGGACGGTCCGGGAGTTGTGCCGCGGCCTGGACGGGCTGCCGCTCGCCGTGGAGCTCGCCGCCGCCCGGATCCGGGTGATGTCGCCGGCCGAGATCGCCCGGCGCCTCGACGACCGGTTCGCGCTGCTCCGGGGCAACGGGCGGGACGCGCCGGAACGGCATCGCACGCTGCACGCGGTCATCGAGTGGAGCTGGCACCTGCTCGAACCGGACGGGCGGGCCGCCCTGCGCGCCCTGTCGATCTTCCCGGGCGGGTTCACCGCCGACGTGGTCGGCGACGACGCGGTGCTCACCCAACTGGTCGACCAGTCGCTGGTCAAGGTGGTGGACGGCCCGGCCGGGACGCGGTTCCGGATGCTGGAGACGGTCCGCGAGTTCTGCGCGGCGCGGCGGGACGAGGCCGGCGAGACCGGGGCGGCGACCGAGCGGTTCCTGACCTGGGCGCGGGCGCTCGGCAGCCGGGACCTCGGCGACGACCTGATCACGACGGTCGAGGCGATCCGCGCCGAGCAGGACAACCTGGTCCGGGCGCTGCGCTGGGCGCTGGACCGGGCGGACGCCGCCACGGTCGCCGCGGCCGCGTCGCTGCTCGGCACGCTGTGGCTCACCGACTCGAACATCAACCGGCTGATCGGGCTCGCCGAGGAGGTGCCGGACCTGCTGGTGCGGTTCCGGCCCGGCCCGGAACTGGTCGAGGCGACCCGGGCGGCGGCCGTCTGGTGCGCGATGATCACGTTCGTGATCCGCGGGCCGCGGCCGGTCCGGGCCCTGGCCGTGCTGCGCCGGCTGCCGCCGCCCGCCCCCGGCACGATGGTCGGCGCCGCGCAGACGGTGCTCTGCGCCGACGATCCGGACACGCTGCTGGACAGCCCGGATCCGGCGGTCGCCGGGCTGGCCTGCTACGCGCTCAGCTATCGGCTGGAGACCGCGAACGACCTGGACGGGGCGCTGCGGGCGGCCCGCCGGATGCTCGATCACCTGGGGGCCGGGGATCCGTGGCTGCGGGCGTTCGCGCACTCGCGGGTCGGGGAGCTGTGCCTGCAGTCGGCGCCCGGCGAGGAGGCGTTCCGGCATCTCGACGCGGCGTTGTCGATCATGGAGGGGCTCGGGGCGTGGGCCAGCGCGGGGCGGGCCCGGTGGGCGATCGTCCTCGCCGACCTGCAACGGGGGGCGTTCGACCGGGCCGAGGAGGGGCTGGAGCGGCTGAGTCGCGGGGTGCTCGGTGAGGAGGCCGGGCGGATGCGGTTCGAGCTGTGCGGGCGGGCGGAGATCCTGCTCGGGCGGGGGGACGTCGACGGGGGACTGCGGGTGTGGCGGGAGGCCGCCGGTGGGCTGCGGTCGGCCGAGGGGCTGTGGGAGAGCGAGATCCTGGCGGTGACGGTGATCGCGCACTGCCGGTACGGGCGGCTCGATCTTGTCGCCGATCTCGCGGAGGAGTTGCCCGGGCGGGTGCGGGGGATGCTGGCCGGGGCGCCTCCGGTGGCGTTCCGGGTGTGCGGGGTGCTGCTGGTGGCGCTGGGGATGGTCGCGTCGGTGCGGGAGCCCGGGGCGGGGCGGGAGCTGATCGACCTCGCCCGACATTTCGGATATTCAGCGACTTTTCAGTCCGTTTCCGAAGCGATCGACGCTTTCCCGGGCCCGGCGTCGCCGGCCGACCCCGGCACGCCCAGCCCGGCACGGCTGGCTGACCCCGGCACGCCCAGCCCGGCGTCGGCCGCCGACCCGGGCGGGTCCAGCCCGGCGTCGCTCGCCGGCCTGGACCACGACGGCCTGCGCGCCGCCGCCCTCGCCCTGGTCGAAATCCCCAAAAACGCTCTTTAA